A single region of the Streptomyces sp. NBC_00236 genome encodes:
- a CDS encoding carbohydrate ABC transporter permease has product MSQQSAASRPRTARSGPRSGARGRSSHGRPPWMERPHWYGQGAKAAALAVLTVIVLYPFVLAIGTSLAGREELNANGGYVLLPHHPTLEAYRVILSGGVVTQAALVSICITLIGTALSLACTVMIAYGTSRPGTVLGKPILLLVLGTFLFAPGIIPTYLAVQQFKMLDTYAALILPVLLNAFNIVVVRSFFQSIPEELYDAARIDGAGEVTVLFRIVLPLSKAVLAVVGLFYAVGYWNSFFNAVLYLSDSGKFPIQVILRSYVLNGQSINASAMGVHAVPPATSLQMAVLIIAIVPIFCVYPFLQKFFVKGVLTGAIKG; this is encoded by the coding sequence ATGAGTCAGCAGTCCGCAGCGAGTCGGCCGCGCACCGCGCGGTCCGGCCCCCGGAGCGGTGCGCGCGGCCGCTCCTCCCACGGCAGGCCGCCGTGGATGGAGCGTCCCCACTGGTACGGGCAGGGCGCGAAGGCGGCGGCCCTGGCCGTCCTCACCGTGATCGTGCTCTACCCGTTCGTCCTCGCCATCGGCACCAGCCTGGCCGGCCGCGAGGAGCTCAACGCCAACGGCGGTTACGTACTGCTGCCGCACCACCCGACGCTGGAGGCGTACCGGGTCATCCTCTCCGGGGGAGTCGTCACCCAGGCGGCCCTGGTCTCCATCTGCATCACGCTGATCGGTACGGCGCTCAGCCTCGCCTGCACGGTGATGATCGCGTACGGGACCTCGCGCCCCGGCACGGTCCTCGGCAAGCCGATCCTGCTGCTGGTGCTGGGCACCTTCCTCTTCGCACCCGGCATCATCCCGACGTATCTGGCCGTCCAGCAGTTCAAGATGCTGGACACCTACGCCGCGCTGATCCTCCCCGTCCTGCTCAACGCGTTCAACATCGTGGTCGTCCGCTCCTTCTTCCAGAGCATTCCCGAGGAGCTGTACGACGCGGCGCGGATCGACGGCGCCGGTGAGGTCACCGTCCTCTTCCGGATCGTCCTCCCGCTGTCCAAGGCGGTCCTCGCCGTGGTCGGCCTGTTCTACGCGGTCGGGTACTGGAACAGCTTCTTCAACGCGGTGCTGTATCTCAGCGACTCCGGCAAGTTCCCCATCCAGGTGATCCTGCGCAGTTACGTGCTCAACGGGCAGAGCATCAACGCGTCGGCCATGGGTGTACACGCGGTGCCGCCCGCGACCTCACTGCAGATGGCCGTGCTGATCATCGCCATCGTGCCCATCTTCTGTGTCTACCCCTTCCTGCAGAAGTTCTTCGTCAAGGGCGTTCTCACCGGGGCGATCAAGGGCTGA